One Elephas maximus indicus isolate mEleMax1 chromosome 16, mEleMax1 primary haplotype, whole genome shotgun sequence DNA window includes the following coding sequences:
- the CUZD1 gene encoding CUB and zona pellucida-like domain-containing protein 1, which translates to MEVVRRLILLAVLVTSYLAELSLTESEGKSNCTASLGGTSMSEVHNAMILQLNPDENCTWTIERPENKSVRIIFSYVQLDPDGSCESENIKVFDGTSTAGPLLGEVCSKNDFVPVFESSSNTLTFQIITDSTVIQRSVFLFYYFFSSGTSIPDCGGYLDAFEGSFTSPNYPKPHPELAYCVWHINVEKGYKIKLEFKEIFLETDAYCRFDFIAVYDGSSTDSGLIAQVCGLTKPTFESSSDSLTVVLSTDYANSYRGFSASYTSVYAEEVNTTSLTCFSDKMRVILSKSYLESFNYNENNLQLIDPTCRPKVSNVVEFSIPLDGCGTIKKAEDHSITYTNIVTLTPLSTSAVITRQKSLQIIVKCEMENNSTLEIMYVTEDDIIQNQNALGKYNTSLAFFESNSFEKPVVESPYYVFLNQTVFVQASLHTSDPNLVVLLDTCRASPTSDLASPTYDLIRSGCSEDETCKVYPLSGHYGRFQFNAFKFLRSLTSVYLQCKILICDSNDPQSRCNQGCVSRRKRDISSYKWKTDSIIGPIRLKRDRGASGNSGFQLPAEESPNQPFNSLHLFSFMALVLNVVIVGAVIVRHYVNRRTAYKYQKLQNY; encoded by the exons GTAAATCGAACTGCACAGCCAGCCTGGGAGGCACCAGCATGAGTGAGGTCCACAATGCCATGATCCTGCAACTCAATCCCGATGAGAACTGCACCTGGACGATAGAAAGGCCAGAAAACAAGAGTGTTCGCATCATCTTTTCCTACGTCCA GCTGGATCCAGACGGAAGCTGTGAAAGTGAAAACATCAAAGTGTTTGATGGGACCTCTACCGCAGGGCCTCTGCTAGGGGAGGTCTGCAGTAAAAATGACTTCGTTCCCGTATTTGAATCATCATCCAACACACTCACGTTTCAAATAATCACTGACTCCACAGTCATTCAAAGATCTGTCTTTCTTTTCTACTACTTCTTCTCTTCTGGAACGT CTATTCCAGACTGCGGGGGCTACCTGGATGCCTTTGAAGGTTCCTTCACCAGCCCCAACTACCCAAAGCCACATCCTGAACTGGCCTATTGCGTGTGGCACATAAACGTGGAGAAAGGTTACAAGATAAAATTAGAGTTCAAAGAGATTTT CCTAGAAACAGATGCATACTGCAGATTTGATTTTATTGCTGTTTACGATGGCTCCTCCACGGACTCTGGCCTGATCGCACAAGTCTGTGGCCTCACGAAGCCCACCTTTGAGTCCTCCTCAGACTCCTTGACTGTCGTGTTATCTACAGATTATGCCAACTCCTACCGGGGCTTTTCTGCCTCCTACACTTCAGTGTACGCAGAAGAGGTCAACACCA CATCTTTAACTTGCTTCTCTGACAAGATGAGAGTTATCCTAAGTAAATCCTACCTGGAATCGTTTAACTATAATGAGAATAACTTACAGCTTATTGACCCAACTTGCAGACCCAAAGTATCAAATGTTGTGGAGTTTTCTATCCCTCTTGATGGATGTGGTACAATCAAAAAG GCAGAAGACCATTCAATTACTTACACGAATATAGTCACTCTTACTCCGTTGTCGACTTCTGCAGTGATAACCCGTCAGAAAAGTCTCCAGATAATTGTGAAGTGTGAGATGGAGAATAACTCGACCCTGGAGATCATGTACGTGACAGAAGACGACATAATACAAAATCAGAATGCACTGGGCAAATATAACACGAGCCTGGCTTTTTTTGAATCCAATTCATTTGAAAAACCTGTTGTTGAGTCACCGTACTATGTGTTTTTGAACCAAACTGTTTTTGTCCAAGCCAGCCTACACACCTCAGATCCAAATCTGGTGGTGCTCCTTGATACCTGCCGAGCCTCTCCCACTTCTGACCTCGCATCTCCCACCTATGACCTCATCAGGAGCGG ATGTAGTGAAGATGAGACTTGTAAAGTATATCCCTTATCTGGACACTATGGAAGATTCCAGTTTAACGCCTTTAAATTCTTGAGAAGTCTGACCTCTGTTTATCTCCAGTGTAAAATTCTGATATGTGATAGTAATGACCCTCAGTCTCGCTGCAACCAAGGCTGTGTCTCTAGAAGAAAACGAGACATTTCTTCATACAAATGGAAGACTGATTCAATCATAGGTCCCATTCGTCTGAAAAGGGATCGAGGTGCAAGTGGAAATTCAG GATTTCAGTTACCTGCAGAAGAATCTCCGAATCAGCCTTTCAACAGTCTGCATCTGTTTTCATTCATGGCCCTTGTTCTGAATGTAGTGATTGTGGGTGCTGTCATAGTGAGGCATTATGTAAATCGAAGAACAGCCTACAAGTACCAGAAGCTGCAGAACTACTAA